The DNA window GGGCGAGGTCCTCCGGGGTGAGGTCGAAGAGGGCGGCCTCGGTGGTCAGCGGCGGAACCTCCGGTTCGGCGGGCTGCGTGAGCGCAATGGCTGCTTCCCAGCCGAGCGCCTCGATGTCGAAGCCGCCGCGTCCTGCCAGGTGGAACACGCGTTCGCGCAGCTGCGAGGGACACGACCGCGCGTTGGGGCAGCGGATGTCGACGTCCCCCTCCTTCGCGGGCGAGAGCGGGGTGCCGCAGGACGGGCATTCCGTGGGCATGACGAAGTCGCGCACCGGCGGATCCTGCTGGTCGCGCAGGGCCAGGACGGGCCCGACGATTTCCGGAATGACGTCGCCGGCCTTGCGCAGCACCACGATGTCGCCGATCTTCACGCCTTTGGCCTTGACCACGTCCTGGTTGTGGAGGGTGGCCATTTCCACGGTGGAGCCGGCCACCTTGACCGGCACCATGATGCCGTAAGGCGTGACCCGGCCGGTGCGCCCCACGTTCACGGCGATGTCCAGCAGTTTGGTGTGCACTTCCTCGGGCGGGTACTTGTAGGCGACGGCCCAGCGCGGGACGCGGGTGGTGTACCCGAGGGCGCGCTGGGTGGCGAAGTCATCCACCTTCACCACGATGCCGTCGATCTCGTGCAGCAGGCTGTGCCGCTTGTCCCCGTACCGGGAGATGAACTTCAGGACGTCGGGCAGGCCGCCCAGCACCTCGAAGTACGGGCTGACGGGCAGCCCCCACGCCTCCAGCTGCCGGTAGGTTTCGGACTGGCTGGCCACTTCAAGGCCCTCGCGGGCGCCGATCCCGTGGACGAACATCTTCAGCGGGCGTTTGGCGGTTTCGGCGGGATCCTTCTGGCGGAGCGAACCCGCCGCGGCGTTCCGCGGGTTGGCCAGCGGCGCCTTTCCTGCCTCGATGAGCGCCTCGTTGAACTCCGCGAAGGCCTTTGACGGGATGAACACCTCGCCGCGGATCTCCATTTCGGCGGGAAACCCGCTGCCGCTGAGCTCCTGCGGGATTTCCTTGATGGTGAGCACGTTGTGGGTGATGTCCTCGCCGGTGGTGCCGTCGCCGCGCGTGGCCGCCCGGACCAGCTTTCCGTCGCGGTACAGCAGGTTCACCGCCAGGCCGTCAATCTTCAGCTCGGTCAGCCACGAAACCTGGTGGTCGCCGACTTTGGCAATGCCGGCCTCGGCCTTGATGATCCAGGCTTCCAGCTCCTCGAGGGAGAAGACATCCTCGAGGCTGTACATGCGCTGGAGATGTTCGACGGCGGCAAACGCCGCCGACACTTCCCCGCCCACCTCCTGGGTGGGTGAATCATTGGACACGAGCTCGGGGTGCAGGGCCTCGAGTTCCTCCAGCCGCCGGAAGAGGGTGTCGAACTCGGCATCCGAGACGAGCGGCTCGTCTTCCTGGTAGTACGCGAACCGGTATTTCCGGACGAGGTCCGCCAGGTTCTCGTATTCTTCACGGACCGACTCCGGCGGAATCACTTCCGGCTCGAGCTGGTCAGTTCCGGTAGCTGCATTGTCTGCGGGGCCTGATGCTGTGCTCACAGACCTATCTTGCCTTACAGCCCTGACATTGTGCCGACTGGACGTGCCGTCCCTGAGGGATCACACGTGGCCGGCGAGGCGGTTCCTGCTCCACAGGGCGAACACGAGTCCGGCGAAGCCCACCAGCAGAACGCCTCCCATGATGGCGAACACCCCCAGGTCTGTCTCTTATACACATCTAGATGTGTATAAGAGACAGGCCGCTGCATGGCTCGCCTTCACGGGCTTGGCAATCGGCTTGTTCCAGTTGGACTCGGCGGTCGGGCCGGAGTCGGATCGGCTGGGCGAGGCGCTCGCAGTGGCGGGGACCGCCGTCGTGCGGGCCGCCGTGGCGGACGGTGATGATGTCGCCGTCATGCGCCCCGTGGCCGGGGCAGTCGGAGCCGGTGCCGCGGTGGGCGCAACCGGGGCGGGGTTCGCGGGCGGCTTGGCGGGAGCCGGCGGGGCAGGCGCGGGGCCGGCGCCTTCCTCGCAGGCGGTGGGGTCGAAGGCTCGGCCGTGGGTGCGGGCGAACCGGACGACGGAGCCGTCGGCGCGGGCGAACCGGACGAGCACGGCTGTGTGGGCAGGCCGCACAGCGGTTCGGCGTGCGCGGCCCCGTGACGCCTGCCGCCGCCGCTAGGGCCAGCGCCGTGGCAGCGAGTCCGGGCACCACCGTGGTCCGTAGGAAATGGGGTCGGATCATTGGTTACCTTTGCAGCCGCGGAGGACTGTCTCTTATACACATCTAGATGTGTATAAGAGACAGTCCTACAGGGCAGCGCGGGGTAGCAAATCCCCTACTGCCGGCTCTCCGGTGGCAGGGCGATCTGGAGTTTGCGCACCTTGCCCCTGCCCACGATGTAGCCGCGGCCCGGAATGAAGTCGGTGCTGACCCGTCCCAGCGACGTATTAAGCAGGCTGTCGCCTTCGATATCGCCCGGATTGATGAGCAGTCCCCGCCTGCCGGACTTGAAGGGCTGGGCC is part of the Arthrobacter sp. KBS0703 genome and encodes:
- the ligA gene encoding NAD-dependent DNA ligase LigA, translated to MSTASGPADNAATGTDQLEPEVIPPESVREEYENLADLVRKYRFAYYQEDEPLVSDAEFDTLFRRLEELEALHPELVSNDSPTQEVGGEVSAAFAAVEHLQRMYSLEDVFSLEELEAWIIKAEAGIAKVGDHQVSWLTELKIDGLAVNLLYRDGKLVRAATRGDGTTGEDITHNVLTIKEIPQELSGSGFPAEMEIRGEVFIPSKAFAEFNEALIEAGKAPLANPRNAAAGSLRQKDPAETAKRPLKMFVHGIGAREGLEVASQSETYRQLEAWGLPVSPYFEVLGGLPDVLKFISRYGDKRHSLLHEIDGIVVKVDDFATQRALGYTTRVPRWAVAYKYPPEEVHTKLLDIAVNVGRTGRVTPYGIMVPVKVAGSTVEMATLHNQDVVKAKGVKIGDIVVLRKAGDVIPEIVGPVLALRDQQDPPVRDFVMPTECPSCGTPLSPAKEGDVDIRCPNARSCPSQLRERVFHLAGRGGFDIEALGWEAAIALTQPAEPEVPPLTTEAALFDLTPEDLAPVKIRREKRSKGVATGEFELVPYFYSKGTAKTPSKPTATTEKLFKELEKAKTQPLWRVLVALSIRHVGPRASRALATHFGTMDAIRRASEEELAGVDGVGPTIAAALKEWFAEDWHREIVDRWAAAGVRMADERDESTPRTLEGLTIVVTGTLPGFSRDEAKEAILIRGGKAAGSVSKNTSYLVAGENAGTKLDKAEQLGVPVLDEDGFRELLANGPAAGAPEEAAALDATDDDRNGSE